The DNA window TcttactgtattagtattattatatttatttataccccgctttatctctcccgaaggagattcaaagcgacttaacataaaagcatcagcatagccagatataggtaaaggttttcccctgacattaagcccagtcgtgtccgactctgagggttggtgctcatctccatttctaagctgaagagccggcattgtccagagacacctccaaggccctgtggccactggcatgactgcatggagcgctattaccttcccgctggagtggtacctattgatctactcacattggcatgttttcgaactgctaggttggcagaagctggggctaacagcgggagctcaccccactccccggattcgaacctgtgacctttcagtctgcaagttcagcagcccagcgctttaacacgctgcaccaccacgGTCAAGGTTTAATATttgcatacaaatatacaaacatgaaaacaggataAGCAAAATGACTCTTTGTTTTCTGACGGGTCtatagaccgtaataaatgttgttgttgtaaatataaatagtattaaaaatataaatatatttgttccacctaaaccaggcatgggcaagcttgggccctccctccctcccggtgTAAACATCtttgtgttttaatctctgtgttttaacctgtgctttatgatgattgtgattttattttatgccttgtaatcttattgtgtgtgttttttttgtattttgatacTATTGTATACTTGTTttttatctgtaagccgccccgagtccccttggggagatgggaggcgggggtataaaaataaaattattattattatattgcaatattattagtaatattgcatgtaatataaatatacgattataatagtgaattattattattattacattgtattacatcataataagcctgcaaaaccttgctcttacgacaagctttcaatgagtgaaaaactcggggctatgtctgtttttattgttgtttttattgtctttattgttattttaaagctaattgtattgttttaatctatttctgtaaaccgctccgagccaaactgggagtagcggtatacaagtctaataaataaataaataaataatattattaataatattacatgtaaatacaatgcattataatattagtatagtataatattattatatatttatatttatattatattatattatattacagtatattatattgttgtaCAAAACagtcgtgatttattgcagcggGTAACtcaccagctgtgccacagccaggacactagcacatgaaaattattattattattattattattagtgggagAATATTTGCAAATCGTGGtcttggaaggaagggaagggaaggcacGGGAGCCGAGTGAGTGCTCACCTCTCTGGATGCTCCGGATGCGAATTCCCAGGCTGGTCCATGGGTCCCAAGCATCTGCTGTTGACACTGGATTGGAGTCTGGATCCAGAAACCTGGGATTTgggcacagcaaaaaaaaaagaagtgtattattattattattattattattattattattattattattattattattattatctttaaacTCTCTTAAAACTTTGGCCTTCTTCCctatccctccctccaggtgttttggactccaactcccaccattcctaacagcctatcggctgttaggaatggtgggagttggagtccaaaacacctggagggagggatagGGAAGAAGGCCAAAGTTTTAAGAGAgtttaaagataataataataataataaggccaaagtttgcccaggcctggccccacccaggaggagggggggggggtccgggAAAGAAGCCCACCCCCCTCTCTGGGCCTGGACTGACCTGTCGCCCCTCCGCCTGAGTCTTCCTCCCCGGCAAGCACGCACTCACTCACACACTCACTCACTCCCAAACAAGACTTTGTTTTTAATCCAGCGGGCAAGGCGCATGCGCGGAAGGAGCCGGttggccaggagggagggaggaaaggaagggagggagggaggaagaaagaatgaaaaagaaggagaaggaaggaaggaaggagagaaggaaggaggaagaaaatgaaagagagagagagagagaggagaaagatcggaaagaagggaggaagaaaggaagaagacaaggaaggaaggaaggaaggaaggaaggaaggaagaaggaaagaaagaaggaaggaaggaaagaagaaagaaagaaggaaagaaggaaggaaagaagaaagaaagaaagaagaaagaaaggaaagaaggaaggaagaagacaaggaaggaaggaaggaaggaaggaaggaaggaaagaaagaaggaagttaggaaggaaggaaggaaagaaggaaagaagacaaggaaggaaggaaggaaagaaggaaggaaagaaggaaggaaggaaagaaggaaagaaggaaggagagaaggatgaaGAGAGGATggaagacagaaagagagagaaaggaaggaaagagggagggaggaagaaaatgaaagagaggaggaatgagaggaaggaaggaaggaaggaaggagaagggatggagggagaaagttgggaaagaagggaggaagaaaggaaaaagacaaggaaggaagaagagaaggaaggaaggaaggaaggaaggaaggaaggaaggaaggaaggaaggaaggaaggagaagggatggagggagaaagttgggaaagaagggaggaagaaaggaaaaagacaaggaaggaaggaaggaaggaaggaaggaaggaaggaaggaaggaaggaaggaaggaaggaaggaaggaaggaaggaaggaaggaaggaaggagagcaagCAGTGGAGGAagcaagggaggaagaggaggaaggaaggagagaaggaaggaaaaggaagaaaggaaagaagagggaggagagaaggaagggagaagggaaagatgggaaacaagggaggaagaagacatggaagaaaggaaagaaggaaggaagacaggaaggaaggaaggagggagggagggagggagggagggaaaaaggaagTGAGTCCAGGCGCCTGACTGGGGAGGGGTCTGCCTTGAGGCCCAGCAGCAGTCCTGCCCCTCCCCCCctctgttttggactccaactcccaccattccgaacaTCCCACTGGCTGGGAGTGGGAAGCCCAAGAAGACCCACGTTTGCCCATGTTTGCCACGTATGGCATGTGCGTGCATTTGGCCTGTGCCTTTGGGGAATTGCAACCACTTCGTTTTTTCTCCTCCTTGGTGAACAGCGAAGGCGGCAGACTGATGCAGGCCACCGGCTGGGTgggtttgcaaacttcatggaaCCAAGTGTGCGcatgggccaactgtggccctccctccgggtgttttggactccaactcccaccattcccaacagccaggAGGCATTTCCGTTGTGACTTCATCAGTGTcgttttgctcctgttatgaatcgtaatgtcagTATCGTATacgcaggatgtgttttcattccctGGACCAGAtgggatttgggaggaactgaGTGATGTAGGGGAGACGTAGTtcccctacatccagagcgcgCTGTGGACTCAAAccaggatggatctggaccaaacttggcacaaatactcaacatgCCCAAATGTGGTGAAATTTGGAGAAAACAGACCGACATTTGGGAGTTGCCGTTGCTGGGAttgatagttcacctacaaccaaagagccccttgatggaattgggccagacttcccacacagaacccccaggaccaacaggaaatgctggaagggtttgctgggagtttgggagttgtagttcacctacatctagagcgcattctgaacaccaccaacgatggaactgaaccaaacttggcacacagaacccccatgacaaacagaaaaaatGTCATTGGTAACCCCACTCGTGACCCCCCCAGCGGTCCCaacacccaggttgagaaacactgccgtAAAGTTTGAAACTAGTTGATCTGCTGCAAAACTTTGAGGCCTACAAGGTAGGTCCTAAGGCTTTGCAGCAGCTGAAGACCATGGCTGGTAAGAAGaattagaatcctagaatcctcaagtgggaagagaccttgtgggtcatccagtccagccccgttctgccaagaagcaggaaaaccacattcaaagcactgaACAGAGCGAGTTATTCTGTTCAGACTGCCTGTATGATCTTATTTCTTGCTGCCTTATGATCCAATTCAATGAGCATCTCTTTAGGAGATAAATCGGCGTTAACGTACAAACTGCGACGACATGTGGTCAAGCAAAAATAGTCTTTATTCAAATTGAATGGAAACAGGGGCCACTGTACTCTTCAATGTGAGGggggggaaattaaaaaaaatatataaaacaaggaTATTGTCACAATACCAGAGAGTGGAACTCTACTTTCCCCCcgtttttttcttccttatattGTTTACTGCAGATGGCATCTATTTGACTTACTGTGCTATTTATTATTCATAAACTCTACGAGTCCAAAGTATTAAAACGGAAAAGGAATATGGAATTTAAGACTTTTGCACTTCTCACTAAATGACGTACacaccacggggggggggggggggggggggttgaagttcTCATATCTACCTAGGAGTCCTCATCCCAGTCTTAGGAGCCCATGAGGCTGCAGTGCTCGTTCCCTATGGCTATTCTGGAAACCAGTGGTGCGGGGTGTCCGGACAAGGTTGGCCGACCAACCTCAAGGACCAGAAAGGGCGACCGAGAGGGAGCACCGGACCGAACATGTACAGAGTACGGACACACGGGAgggtgccggggggggggggagtacataTTAAAAATGTACAGCTGTGACGTGTTCTACTCCACCACCTCCGCTACAACTACCAAACATGTACAAAAGGCTTCTCCTCGTAGAGAGCTCTAAGCGTGGCCGCAGAAAGGTTAAGATTGGGAACGGGACCGCGACCTAGACCGGGACCGCGACCTAGAGGCAGACCGAGACCTAGACTTGGACCGGGATCCTGTTTTGGAAACTGATTTGGATCTGGAGCGGGACTTTGACTTGACAATCTGTTTAGACTTGGAATTTGATCGTGAGCGGGATTTACAACGGGTGTCCATTTCCTCACCCTCGCCTTTGGGTGATTCCTTTGCGGCGGGTTCTGCTTTTGCGGGCTCCTTCTCCTTGGACCGGGACCGGGACCTGGACCGGGAGCGCTCTTggtcttctctcttcttcttcttgctgcTGGACTTGCTCTCGCCTTTACTCCGCCTCTTGCTCCGCTCGCCCCTGCTCTGGCTCCGGCTCCGGCTCCGGCTCCGGCTGGCCTCCTCCCTGCTTCTCTTCCTACCTTTCCTCTTGTCCTTGCTCTTGCTACGGCTCCGGCTCCTGCTCCTTTCTTTGCTCCTGCTCCCTTCTTTGCTCCGGCTCCTCGCCTTGCTGGCActcctctccctctctttgcTCCTGCTGCGCCTCACatcccccctctcctcctcctcctctttgtctCCTTTCTCTTTACTGCCACTCCTACTCCTGCTTTTACTCTTACTCTTTTCCTTGCTGGGACTTCTGCTCTTTGCCTGgtcatcatcgtcgtcatcatcatcattgcgaACCACCTCCTCTGGTTCGTCTTTGCTTTTACTTCGGGATTTCTCCACACTCGTGCTGCGGCTCCTGCTTTTGTCATCTTTACTTGGGCTCCggcttttttctttttggcctCGGCCGTGACTTTTGCTTCGACTGCGGCTCTTGCTTCTGGAAGGGGATCCAGACCTGGCAAGCGTAAACAAACAGGGGAACGGTGTAAATCTTCTTGCAATGCTCAGCAGTATTAAAATCCTACCTATAAAATCCAGCAGCCTGCCTAGTGCAGGTCTAACATAATGCCAAATGTGCAATAGTTTTTGTTTTACGCATCTTCTCTACAAGAAatatgataatcatcatcataataataattttaatttaatttttatttacatacattaacaacttacagtgaaacagaacaccaccaaggcctgaacaagtactgtgattgttatgtattttatattgttgtattttattgtatgttgttgggcttggccccatgtgagccgccccgagtcccttcggggagatggggcgggatataaaaataaacttattattacattattataagtatcatttcctttaccataaaatgtataagtcaaccattaaacaaatgtcatctCCAAAATTCCTGAgcaacaaggttgtattgttttcttttttctctttctagaatatatttaataaaaataaaataataataataataataattaaaaaaacttagttggggggggggggggggaggaacacAGCAATGTGAGGATTCAAAGTTTAATACAAACCGATAGACTGAGAACAGAAACAAAAGCAACCAGACACCCTaggctcattttttaaaaaggtaaggcTTGTTGGCAACCATTCATCAATATTGTTTGAAGCATattcataatgcaattaaatgtaAGTGAACTGTACCTGGATCGTGATCTGCTTTTCGAATGACTGCTTTTGGTACTCCCACTATGACTCCTGCTTTTGCGAGAGTGTCTGCTTCGAGAGCGAGACCTAAAAGTAAAAGAGTGATTGCTACCGTTatagtatttttatagttttggtGGAATCACAGACCATAACATTTCAAATGAAACAACATACAAGCTCCCAAGAGCATTCTTTAAATTCCTCATGCCAAGAAAAGCGTGCTAATATTGTCCTCTCAAAAATGAGCTGCGATATATGAGGAAATAAGATGCAAGTCGCATCGAACGGCTTGCACGTGCCTACCTTGAATGAGTTCGACTCCTGGAATAGGACCGGCGGCGCCTGGACCCAGGCCGATCTTCAACTAGCCGTATTTTTCTACCATTGACTTCTGTCCCATCCAGCTTTTCGAGGGCTCTTTTCATGTCAGAATAGGATTTGAACTCAATCACGCCTTCATTTTTCCTGCTTTTGTGTGCGTCAGCGTATGTCACTTCACCTGCTTGACGCATGTAATCCTAGAAGGTGACAGAGCATTAAGTTTGAAACCTTTCTGCCTTCATTCTGATGCCTGTCCTTATACTATTAGATCCAGCAACTAGAAAACAGGCTTATGTGTGCATCTCCattgagagatgcaaaaagattGCATACCTTCAAGTCCTGCCAACTGCAACGGCTTGACAGATTTTCAACGATCAATCTGTATTCAGTACGGGTCGGAGGCCCATACTTGTCTCTTCCACTTCTTCTATAACCATATCCACCTTTAGAGGTGACAACAGATGCAATACTTCAGCTGAGGTAGTGAAGTCAGGGATAAATACACACtccacaaaaatacaaataaaaaactaTTCTACCAAGCAGTCAGTAGTTACATTtgataccccccccccacccatcaGTCTAATCTACatgctcatttaaaaaaattacaaataaaacatCTAAGAAGATCTGTATATATCTATCTAAAAATCAGCACaaattataaatttatttattattaaaactgagcATGCAACTATGTTAAAGTTACAACAAATTAGCAGTTCTGAAAAACATAAGAACAACCAAATCACTATTATCAGTTACTAATGTTACTTACATTGATTTAAACTTTTTCTGAATATCTGACATGAATAAAGGTTTTGCAGGCACCTATTTCAGTTTAATCACATCTGTCTCTAACCCTTGGGGTCCTCACCACCCAGGTCTAATGGGAAAAGGTTGCGATCGTCACATGGCTTCCTTTTTGGGTCAGCCAAGGGCCACAAAGGTCAAAGAGCCACTCATGGAAAGGCAACCCAGGGTCAGCAAATGGAACAGGCAGTCAGTCATCTTAGCCTCAAAGGACTCTTAATTAAAACATTGAGTCTTTGTTAAGTCTATGTTAAACAATCACATTGCAAATAAACCATTCATCATATATTtccaaaacaaaataatgaaaattaaagctcagttaattatgttttaaaattctgaataTAATTTAACAATGttactttaaattaaaaatagcagtagtcacattgcatgtacatacaatatatgcttTTTCTTTAAATTACAGTTTAAAGTCATACATTTTATATAGACAAAAGTCACCGATAGAAGGGTATGTTAGTGCTTACTGCGTCCAGAACCATAACTGCTGTCGCGACGAGGGCCCCGGGCATGCTCAACAATTACACGCTCCCCACAAAGATCTTTGCCATTTAGCTCATAAACAGCATCATCAGCATCACGCACATCATCAAACTCAACAAAGCCATACCTAGAGGGAGACAAAAGCTGCTCGAGAATCAACTGCGTTAACAATCACCTCTGAAATTCACTCTTGGCAGCGGCATGTACCTTGGCAAACCAGACAGGGCAGAAATAAGTTACGACAATTATCTATTTTCATATGCAACTTCGGAAGATCCGTAACAACAAAACCGATACGGCAAAGGGGAATCTGCCACAGTTTCTCAAAAGTATTCGACATAGAATAGCAGGTTATTTATTAGTAGCTTAATAAATTAGTCACTCAAGCTGACCTACCTTCCagtcccctttgaggagataaagcagggtataaattataataataatagtatattttaaatgcttatgctaatgcttttacatcaagtcctttgggagagataaagcggggcatAAACAAATATTATTACaatagtatattttaaattgtatgctgacttaataaatataataacaataagggaGAGataaaagtagggtataaataaatattattattacaatagtagattttaaattgtatgctgatgcttttatgtgaaGCCACTTaagaaatataacaacaacaataataatatttgtatattgtaaatTGGAAGCCAATGCTTTTGTCAAGCTGTTTTgcatctcctttgggagagataaagcggggtataagtaagtataataacaataacatacgtcaatagtaatattttaaattgtatgttgatgtttttatgtcaagccatTTTGAGTGCCCtttaggagagataaagtggggtataaataaatataattataataaatataataataaatatattataataatatttgaaattgtatactgatgcttttatgtcaactcgctttgagtcccctttggggagatgaagtgggatataaataaacacaataagattataaaatagtataatataacataatatatataataatcgtttatttatattccacccagtaataataataataataataatgttgtatgctgatgcttttttgTCAAGCCGCTTTGTGTGCCCTTTGGAGGAGATGAAgcgaggtggggtataaataaatacaataagattttaaaatagaataatataacataatatatatatataataatagtttatttatatcccgcccaataataataataataataataataataataataataataataataatgttgtatgctgatgcttttttgTCAAGCCATTTTGAGTGTCCTTTGGAGATGAagtgaggtggggtataaataaatacaataagattataaaatagaataatataacataatatatataataatagtttatttatatcccgcccaataataataataataataataataataataataataataataataataataatgttgtatgctgatgcttttttgTCAAGCCATTTTGAGTGTCCTTTGGAGATGAagtgaggtggggtataaataaatacaataagattataaaatagaataatataacataatatatataataatagtttatttatatcccgcccaatataataataataataataaaaaatcacacagtcctagacacttgggaagtgtccgacttgtgattttgtgatatgaaatccagcatatctatcttgtttgctgtgtcataataaaataataataataataatatgttgtatgctgatgcttttttgGCAAGCCGCTTTGTGTGCCCTTTGGAGGAGATGAAGCGAGGtgtaaacaaatataataacaacGATATTTGCATATTCTAAATGGTAGGCTGATGATGCTTTCCTGTCAAGCCTCTTGGAGTGAGAAAGCGGGAAAGGCGTGCGTTCGCGCATGCGCGGTGGGGCGGGCGAGCGGGCCGCGCTGAGGGGAGGAAGCCGGGCCTAGCGGGCCTTTGCCGGggaagcgagcgagcgagcgtgCGGGCGGGCCTCACCCGTTCTTGAGGTCGACCTCGACGATCTTCCCGTAGCCCTTGAAGAAGCGCTCCACGTCCCGCTCGCGGGCCTGGTAGCTGAGGCGCCCGATGTAGACGCGCGGCATCGCTCCCTCCCGCACAGACGCGCCGGCGCCCTGACGTCACGCGTCACGCCGAGGGGGCGGGGCCCCGCACGTCACGGGGCGGGCCTACTCGAGAGCGCCTCTGGGAAGGCCTAAAGAAGACTAGGCCTCAAGGCAGCCAAGGCAGGAGACTCCAATCCacatcagcagtggaactccctgcctcagagtctggtggaagctctgaAACCAGGTATGGGCCAAGTTGGGCcttctcttcaggtgttttggactccaactcccaccattcccaacagcctcaggccccttccttttccccctcaaccgcttaagcggttgagggggaaaaggaaagggcctgaggctgttgggaatggtgggagttggagtccaaaacacctgaagggagggaaggcccaacttgGTCTAGGCCTGCTTTAAACacaagctgaatggccatctgttgggggtgctttgattgtgcttctcctgcatgaAGGTAGCAGGTTGGACTACATTCCCCATATAGTCTCTTCcaagtcaattattattattcattaatattattgagactggatggccatctgtcaggggggctttgattgtgcttttcctgcatgaagacaGGTTGGACTAGATTCCCCATGTGGTCTCCaactctattactattattaatattgagactggatggacatctatcctgggggctttgattgtgcttttcctgcattttgggaaaaagagttggactagattccccatgtggtctcttccaactctactattattatcaatattattattattatattattattatttattgtattgttaaattatgttatgatatgttgttttatattttgtcatattgtatggttttgggcatggccccatgtaagctgccccgagtccctgttggggagatggtggcggggtataaataaagtattattattattattattattgagactaaATGGCCATCGGtcggggggctttgattgtgcttttcctgcatttcagcagaagggggttggactagataataataataataataataataataataataatttatttttctaccccgccaccatctcccggcagggactcggggtggctacacgggtcagaagcccaaaatacaaaacaataaatcagttaaaacacattaaaatacaaaaacagttaaaaccagcagttatacaaacagttaccttaaccaaaacaatatagtaaatcataaaaa is part of the Anolis carolinensis isolate JA03-04 unplaced genomic scaffold, rAnoCar3.1.pri scaffold_10, whole genome shotgun sequence genome and encodes:
- the srsf4 gene encoding serine/arginine-rich splicing factor 4; translated protein: MPRVYIGRLSYQARERDVERFFKGYGKIVEVDLKNGYGFVEFDDVRDADDAVYELNGKDLCGERVIVEHARGPRRDSSYGSGRSGYGYRRSGRDKYGPPTRTEYRLIVENLSSRCSWQDLKDYMRQAGEVTYADAHKSRKNEGVIEFKSYSDMKRALEKLDGTEVNGRKIRLVEDRPGSRRRRSYSRSRTHSRSRSRSRHSRKSRSHSGSTKSSHSKSRSRSRSGSPSRSKSRSRSKSHGRGQKEKSRSPSKDDKSRSRSTSVEKSRSKSKDEPEEVVRNDDDDDDDDQAKSRSPSKEKSKSKSRSRSGSKEKGDKEEEEERGDVRRSRSKERERSASKARSRSKEGSRSKERSRSRSRSKSKDKRKGRKRSREEASRSRSRSRSQSRGERSKRRSKGESKSSSKKKKREDQERSRSRSRSRSKEKEPAKAEPAAKESPKGEGEEMDTRCKSRSRSNSKSKQIVKSKSRSRSKSVSKTGSRSKSRSRSASRSRSRSRSRSRSQS